A stretch of Pseudomonas taetrolens DNA encodes these proteins:
- a CDS encoding DUF5924 family protein, with amino-acid sequence MPNWNLYLQRILELMKRYPGLIALFGFCSGVGSFMLVDRQQGMARWIAVIMLVSWLWLMLENTFTQLFARVFKREIPPPLLRYATQMIHQESLFFVLPFFFITTTWNSGQLVFTGLLGAAALVSITDPLYYKWLAPKRWLFLGLHTLTLFAALLTALPIILNLTTAESYKLALGTAVLLSIPSLAVSLPLKTWRGWLVLPLIVLMLGGTGWLLRSWVPPATLWMTEVAVTTQLQDRTPGESLKAISASELRSRGLYAYTSINAPRGLNERIYHVWKHNGKEVDRIALDIHGGRKEGYRAWTHKQNFPPDSVGRWQVRVLTEDGQMIGVLRFLVNPDQSAPADVQAN; translated from the coding sequence ATGCCTAACTGGAACCTCTATTTACAGCGCATCCTTGAGTTGATGAAGCGCTATCCAGGGTTGATCGCACTCTTCGGTTTTTGCTCCGGGGTCGGCAGTTTCATGCTGGTTGACCGTCAACAAGGCATGGCCCGCTGGATCGCCGTCATCATGCTGGTGAGCTGGCTCTGGCTGATGCTGGAAAACACCTTCACCCAGCTGTTCGCTCGGGTGTTCAAGCGTGAAATACCCCCGCCTCTGCTGCGTTACGCAACCCAGATGATTCACCAGGAAAGCCTGTTCTTTGTCCTGCCGTTCTTCTTTATCACCACCACCTGGAACAGCGGCCAACTGGTATTCACCGGGCTGCTGGGCGCTGCTGCACTGGTCTCCATCACTGATCCGCTGTACTACAAATGGCTCGCGCCCAAACGCTGGCTGTTTTTGGGGTTGCACACCCTCACCCTGTTTGCAGCGCTGCTGACGGCATTACCCATCATTCTCAACCTGACCACCGCCGAGAGCTACAAACTGGCGCTGGGCACCGCAGTGCTGCTTTCCATTCCGAGCCTGGCCGTCAGCCTGCCGCTAAAAACCTGGCGCGGCTGGCTAGTGCTGCCCTTGATCGTGCTCATGCTGGGCGGCACCGGCTGGCTGCTGCGCTCCTGGGTACCACCGGCAACGCTGTGGATGACCGAAGTCGCCGTCACCACTCAGCTGCAAGACCGTACGCCGGGCGAGAGCCTCAAAGCCATCAGCGCCAGCGAACTGCGCAGCCGTGGCTTGTATGCCTACACCTCGATCAATGCTCCGCGCGGGCTGAATGAGCGGATTTATCACGTCTGGAAGCATAACGGCAAAGAAGTGGACCGCATTGCTCTGGATATCCATGGCGGGCGTAAAGAAGGCTACCGCGCCTGGACCCACAAGCAAAACTTCCCGCCGGACTCTGTGGGTCGCTGGCAAGTGCGGGTCTTGACCGAAGATGGACAAATGATCGGTGTTTTGCGCTTCCTGGTTAATCCAGATCAGTCTGCGCCAGCCGACGTTCAGGCAAACTGA
- a CDS encoding fumarylacetoacetate hydrolase family protein: protein MSYQHQYVDGTRIHFPLGKVVCIGRNYAEHAKELDNPIPTEPLLFIKPGSCVVALEGGFTIPAERGSVHYEAEISVLIGKSLSNNPSTEEVLDAISGFAPGLDLTLRDKQAELKSKGLPWEIAKSFDGACVLAPFVQSSAFPDLTDIGIRLTINGEVRQDGNSALMLNPIVPMIQHMAACFSLQAGDVIMTGTPVGVGPLNAGDELVLELPGVSRFESSVR, encoded by the coding sequence ATGAGCTATCAGCACCAGTATGTCGACGGCACCCGGATCCACTTCCCCCTGGGCAAAGTGGTCTGCATCGGACGTAATTACGCCGAACACGCGAAGGAGCTGGATAACCCGATCCCCACTGAGCCTTTGCTGTTCATCAAGCCAGGCAGTTGTGTGGTGGCGCTGGAAGGTGGTTTCACGATTCCGGCCGAGCGCGGCTCCGTGCACTACGAAGCCGAAATTTCGGTTCTGATTGGCAAATCCCTGTCGAACAACCCGAGCACCGAAGAAGTCCTGGACGCCATCTCCGGCTTCGCACCCGGGCTTGATCTGACCCTGCGCGACAAGCAGGCCGAACTCAAGAGCAAAGGCTTGCCATGGGAAATCGCCAAATCATTCGACGGAGCCTGCGTACTGGCACCCTTCGTACAAAGCAGCGCGTTCCCGGATCTGACCGATATTGGTATTCGCCTGACCATCAACGGTGAAGTGCGCCAGGACGGCAACAGCGCCCTGATGCTCAACCCGATCGTGCCGATGATTCAGCATATGGCCGCATGCTTCTCGCTGCAGGCCGGCGACGTGATCATGACGGGCACGCCGGTGGGTGTAGGCCCGTTGAATGCGGGCGACGAACTGGTGCTGGAGCTGCCGGGTGTGAGCCGCTTCGAAAGCAGCGTGCGTTAA
- a CDS encoding FAD-binding oxidoreductase has product MTHPALIDELKTLVEPGKVLTDADSLNAYGKDWTKHFAPAPVAIVFPKTTEQVQAIVLWANKNKVALVPSGGRTGLSAAAVAANGEVVVSFDYMNQVLDINLTDRTVVCQPGVVTEHLQNLAEENGLYYPVDFASAGSSQIGGNIGTNAGGIKVIRYGMTRNWVAGMKVVTGKGDILELNKDLIKNATGYDMRQLFIGAEGTLGFVVEATMRLDRAPKNLTAMVLGTADFDSIMPVLHAFQSKLDLTAFEFFSDKALAKVMDRGDVPSPFETDCPFYALLEFEATTEEVANAALETFEHCMEEGWVLDGVMSQSETQLQNLWKLREYISETISHWTPYKNDISVTVSKVPGFLKEIDAIVGKHYPDFEIVWFGHIGDGNLHLNILKPENLSKDEFFAKCATVNKWVFETVEKYNGSISAEHGVGMTKRDYLTYSRSPVEIEYMKALKAVFDPNGIMNPGKIFAV; this is encoded by the coding sequence ATGACCCATCCTGCCTTGATTGATGAGCTAAAGACCCTGGTAGAGCCTGGCAAGGTTTTGACCGATGCCGACTCCCTTAATGCTTATGGCAAGGATTGGACCAAGCATTTCGCCCCCGCCCCAGTGGCTATCGTGTTCCCGAAAACCACCGAACAGGTGCAGGCGATCGTCCTGTGGGCCAACAAGAACAAGGTGGCGCTGGTGCCTTCCGGCGGTCGCACAGGCCTGTCGGCCGCCGCCGTGGCAGCCAATGGCGAAGTCGTTGTGTCGTTCGACTACATGAATCAAGTGCTGGACATCAACCTGACCGACCGCACCGTGGTCTGCCAGCCGGGCGTTGTCACCGAGCACCTGCAAAACCTGGCCGAAGAAAATGGCCTGTATTACCCGGTGGATTTCGCTTCAGCAGGATCCAGCCAGATTGGCGGCAATATCGGCACCAATGCCGGCGGGATCAAGGTTATTCGTTACGGCATGACCCGCAACTGGGTGGCCGGCATGAAAGTCGTCACCGGTAAAGGCGACATCCTGGAACTCAACAAAGACCTGATCAAAAACGCCACCGGCTATGACATGCGCCAGCTGTTCATCGGCGCGGAAGGCACCTTGGGTTTTGTCGTGGAGGCCACCATGCGCCTGGACCGGGCGCCAAAAAACCTGACTGCCATGGTGCTGGGCACCGCCGATTTCGACTCGATCATGCCGGTGCTGCATGCCTTCCAGAGCAAACTGGATCTGACGGCGTTTGAATTCTTCTCCGACAAGGCGTTGGCTAAAGTCATGGACCGTGGCGATGTCCCTTCTCCGTTCGAGACTGATTGCCCGTTCTATGCGTTGCTGGAATTCGAAGCAACCACCGAAGAAGTCGCGAACGCGGCCCTCGAAACGTTTGAACACTGCATGGAAGAGGGTTGGGTGCTGGATGGCGTCATGAGCCAGAGCGAAACCCAGCTGCAAAACCTGTGGAAGCTGCGCGAGTACATCTCCGAGACCATTTCCCACTGGACGCCGTACAAAAACGACATCTCGGTTACTGTGTCGAAAGTACCGGGGTTCCTGAAAGAAATTGACGCCATCGTCGGCAAACACTATCCGGACTTCGAAATCGTCTGGTTCGGCCACATTGGTGACGGCAACCTGCACTTGAACATCCTCAAACCCGAAAACCTGAGCAAGGATGAGTTCTTCGCCAAGTGCGCGACCGTGAACAAGTGGGTGTTCGAGACGGTCGAAAAGTACAACGGCTCCATCTCTGCCGAACATGGCGTGGGCATGACCAAGCGTGACTACCTGACCTACAGCCGCTCACCGGTTGAGATCGAATACATGAAAGCGCTCAAGGCCGTGTTCGACCCGAACGGCATCATGAACCCGGGCAAGATCTTTGCGGTTTAA
- the serA gene encoding phosphoglycerate dehydrogenase has product MSKTSLDKSKIKFLLLEGVHQSAVEVLKAAGYTSIEYITSSLPEAQLKEKIADAHFIGIRSRTQLTEEVFDCAKKLVAVGCFCIGTNQVDLNAARERGIAVFNAPYSNTRSVAELVLAEAILLLRGIPEKNASCHRGGWIKSAANSFEIRGKKLGIVGYGSIGTQLSVLAEGLGMQVFFYDTVTKLPLGNATQVGNLHELLGMSDIVTLHVPETAATQWMIGEKEIRAIKKGGILINAARGTVVELDALADAIKDKHLIGAAIDVFPVEPRSNDDVFESPLRGLDNVILTPHIGGSTAEAQANIGLEVAEKLVKYSDNGTSVSSVNFPEVALPAHPGKHRLLHIHENIPGVMSEINKVFAENGINISGQFLQTNEKVGYVVIDVDAESSDLAQEKLQKINGTIRCRVLF; this is encoded by the coding sequence ATGAGCAAGACTTCTCTCGATAAGAGCAAGATCAAGTTCCTTCTTTTGGAAGGCGTCCACCAATCCGCTGTTGAAGTACTCAAGGCTGCCGGTTACACCAGCATTGAATACATCACCAGTTCCTTGCCTGAAGCCCAGCTGAAGGAAAAGATCGCTGATGCCCATTTCATTGGCATCCGTTCTCGTACCCAGCTGACCGAAGAAGTGTTCGACTGCGCCAAGAAACTGGTTGCTGTTGGTTGTTTCTGCATCGGCACCAACCAGGTCGATCTCAACGCTGCTCGCGAACGCGGTATCGCTGTTTTCAACGCACCTTACTCCAACACCCGTTCGGTGGCTGAGTTGGTGCTGGCGGAAGCGATTCTGTTGTTGCGTGGCATCCCTGAGAAAAACGCTTCCTGCCACCGTGGTGGCTGGATCAAAAGCGCGGCAAACTCCTTCGAAATTCGCGGTAAAAAGCTGGGTATCGTTGGTTATGGTTCGATCGGTACTCAATTGTCGGTACTGGCTGAAGGTCTGGGCATGCAGGTGTTCTTCTACGACACCGTGACCAAGCTGCCATTGGGCAACGCGACTCAGGTCGGCAACCTGCACGAACTGTTGGGCATGTCCGATATCGTGACCCTGCACGTGCCGGAAACCGCCGCCACTCAGTGGATGATCGGTGAGAAGGAAATCCGCGCCATCAAAAAGGGCGGCATTCTGATAAACGCCGCACGTGGCACCGTGGTCGAGCTGGACGCCTTGGCTGACGCGATCAAGGACAAGCACCTGATCGGCGCCGCTATCGATGTGTTCCCGGTTGAGCCGCGTTCCAACGACGACGTGTTCGAAAGCCCGCTGCGTGGCCTGGACAACGTGATCCTGACCCCGCATATCGGCGGTTCCACCGCTGAAGCCCAGGCCAACATTGGTCTGGAAGTGGCAGAAAAACTGGTCAAGTACAGCGATAACGGTACTTCGGTATCGTCGGTGAACTTCCCTGAAGTGGCCCTGCCGGCTCACCCTGGCAAGCACCGTTTGTTGCACATCCACGAAAACATCCCGGGTGTGATGAGCGAGATCAACAAGGTCTTCGCTGAAAACGGTATCAACATCTCCGGTCAGTTCCTGCAGACCAACGAGAAAGTGGGTTATGTAGTGATCGACGTTGATGCCGAGTCTTCGGACCTGGCGCAAGAGAAGCTGCAAAAGATCAATGGCACCATCCGTTGCCGCGTCTTGTTCTAA
- a CDS encoding DUF4399 domain-containing protein: MNALLSRVALASVLMGASVMATAAGLESVEAPAGAKVTILSPADGATVDKTFTVKFGIEGMDLKPAGDPTPHTGHHHLLIDVDTLPAENAPIPADANHVHFGKAQTETEVTLTPGKHTLQLELGDKYHVPFKPAVVSEKITVNVK; encoded by the coding sequence ATGAACGCTCTACTGTCTCGTGTTGCGCTGGCTTCTGTGTTGATGGGGGCTTCCGTCATGGCGACTGCAGCCGGCCTGGAATCTGTTGAGGCTCCGGCAGGCGCCAAAGTAACCATTCTTTCCCCTGCGGACGGCGCCACAGTGGATAAGACCTTCACCGTGAAATTCGGTATCGAAGGCATGGATCTCAAACCTGCAGGCGACCCGACACCACACACCGGTCACCATCACCTGCTGATCGATGTCGACACCTTGCCTGCCGAGAATGCACCCATTCCAGCCGATGCCAACCATGTCCACTTCGGCAAGGCCCAGACCGAAACCGAAGTGACCCTGACGCCGGGCAAACACACCCTGCAACTGGAGCTGGGCGACAAGTATCACGTACCGTTCAAGCCCGCTGTCGTGTCGGAAAAAATCACCGTCAATGTGAAATAA
- a CDS encoding transporter substrate-binding domain-containing protein, translating to MRILSGLMLLLPLTSPFAQAELIDDVNDRGELRIALEADQPPFSFRQDGHLTGFDVELGELLAKELEVNASIIVTDGSDLLSGVESGKYDVAINHVAMTPELQNRFDFSAPYGYTRTPLQAGPVVMLAIPFQKGNPAFQTSLDNALQRTRVDGRLAALSQKWLGMDATKP from the coding sequence ATGCGTATTTTGTCGGGTTTGATGCTTTTACTGCCGTTGACGAGTCCTTTTGCTCAAGCCGAACTGATCGACGATGTGAACGACCGGGGCGAGTTGCGCATTGCCCTGGAAGCCGACCAGCCCCCGTTCAGCTTCAGGCAGGACGGGCATTTGACAGGGTTTGACGTTGAGCTTGGCGAACTGCTGGCCAAGGAGCTGGAGGTCAACGCATCGATTATCGTCACGGATGGCAGTGACCTGCTGTCGGGGGTCGAGAGCGGTAAATACGATGTGGCCATCAACCATGTCGCTATGACTCCCGAACTTCAGAATCGTTTCGATTTCAGCGCGCCTTATGGCTACACCCGCACGCCATTGCAGGCGGGGCCAGTGGTGATGCTGGCGATACCCTTCCAGAAAGGTAACCCGGCTTTTCAGACTAGCTTGGATAACGCATTGCAGCGAACCAGGGTGGATGGCCGGTTGGCCGCCTTGTCGCAAAAATGGCTGGGGATGGATGCTACAAAACCGTAA
- a CDS encoding cytochrome c: MKALVIATLALLGSFSAVAAQNEPQSALIKQGEYLARAGDCVACHTAKGGKPFAGGLPMETPIGVIYSTNITPDKSGIGTYSFDDFDKAVRHGIAQNGSTLYPAMPYPSYARVNQADMQALYAYFMKGVEPVAQENKAVDIPWPLSMRWPLAMWRELFAPAVEDFTPVAGQDPVVSRGAYLVEGLGHCGACHTPRALTMQEKALSAADGSVFLSGSAPLEGWIAKNLRGDHKDGLGSWDEEQLVQFLKTGRSDRSAVFGGMSDVIVHSMQYMSESDLTAIARYLKSLPAVDPADTPHRYDPSVADALWNGDDSKRGAAVYIDNCAACHRTDGHGYTRVFPALAGNPVLQSNDPTSLIHIVLKGGTLPATHTAPSTFTMPAFDWRLSDQEVADVVNFIRTSWGNKGEDVKPEDVKKLRE, from the coding sequence ATGAAAGCACTTGTTATCGCCACCCTGGCCCTGCTGGGTAGCTTCTCGGCCGTCGCCGCGCAGAACGAGCCGCAATCGGCACTGATCAAGCAAGGTGAGTATCTGGCCCGCGCCGGCGACTGCGTTGCCTGCCACACGGCCAAAGGCGGCAAGCCGTTTGCCGGTGGCCTGCCGATGGAAACGCCGATCGGCGTCATTTACTCGACCAACATCACGCCGGACAAAAGCGGTATTGGCACTTACAGCTTTGACGATTTTGACAAAGCGGTACGTCATGGCATCGCGCAGAACGGCAGCACGCTGTACCCGGCCATGCCTTACCCGTCCTACGCGCGAGTCAACCAGGCCGACATGCAGGCGCTGTATGCGTACTTCATGAAGGGCGTTGAGCCCGTCGCACAAGAGAACAAAGCGGTCGATATTCCATGGCCGCTGAGCATGCGTTGGCCGCTGGCAATGTGGCGCGAGCTGTTTGCGCCGGCAGTGGAAGACTTCACACCGGTGGCCGGGCAAGACCCGGTGGTCAGCCGCGGCGCCTATCTGGTTGAAGGCCTTGGTCACTGTGGCGCATGCCACACGCCACGGGCGCTGACCATGCAGGAAAAAGCGCTGAGTGCCGCCGACGGCAGCGTGTTTTTGTCGGGCAGTGCGCCGCTCGAAGGCTGGATTGCGAAGAACCTGCGGGGTGACCACAAAGACGGCTTGGGCAGTTGGGACGAAGAGCAGCTGGTGCAGTTCCTGAAAACCGGCCGCAGTGATCGCAGCGCCGTGTTTGGCGGCATGAGCGATGTGATCGTACACAGCATGCAGTACATGTCCGAGTCTGATCTGACGGCCATTGCCCGCTACCTGAAGTCGCTGCCGGCGGTCGATCCGGCGGACACCCCGCATCGATACGATCCGTCTGTGGCCGATGCCTTGTGGAACGGTGACGACAGCAAGCGCGGTGCAGCGGTGTATATCGACAACTGCGCGGCCTGCCATCGCACTGACGGCCACGGCTACACCCGCGTATTCCCTGCACTGGCAGGAAACCCGGTGCTGCAGTCAAACGATCCGACGTCGTTGATCCATATCGTGCTCAAGGGCGGAACACTGCCTGCGACCCATACGGCACCGTCGACCTTCACCATGCCTGCATTCGACTGGCGTTTGTCAGATCAGGAAGTGGCTGATGTGGTCAACTTCATCCGCACCAGCTGGGGTAACAAAGGTGAAGACGTGAAGCCTGAGGACGTGAAGAAGCTACGCGAGTAA
- a CDS encoding GMC family oxidoreductase, with product MTTVMKKVDAIIVGFGWTGAIMAKELTEAGLNVVALERGPMQDTYPDGNYPQVIDELTYSVRKKLFQDVSKETVTIRHSVNDVALPNRQLGAFLPGNGVGGAGLHWSGVHFRVDPMELRMRSHYEERYGKNFIPKDMTIQDFGVSYEELEPFFDYAEKVFGTSGQAWTVNGKVVGEGKGGNPYAPDRSDHFPLVSQKNTYSAQLFQKAASDVGYKPYNLPSANTSGPYTNPYGAQMGPCNFCGFCSGYVCYMYSKASPNVNILPALKQVPNFELRPDAHVIRVNLDSTKTKATGVTYIDALGREIEQQADLVILGAFQFHNVRLMLLSGIGKPYDPKTGEGVVGKNFAYQNMGTIKAYFDKDVHTNNFIGAGGNGVAVDDFNADNFDHGPHGFVGGSPMWVNQAGSRPIAGTSNPPGTPAWGSAWKRATADYYTHQVSMDAHGAHQSYRGNYLDLDPVYRDAYGQPLLRMTFDWQENDIKMNRFMMEKMGKIAEAMNPKAIAMIGKKVGDHFNTASYQTTHLNGGAIMGTDPKTSAINRYLQCWDVHNVFVPGASAFPQGLGYNPTGLVAALTYWSARAIREQYLKNPGPLVQA from the coding sequence ATGACGACCGTAATGAAAAAAGTTGATGCGATAATCGTCGGCTTCGGCTGGACCGGCGCGATCATGGCCAAAGAGCTGACAGAAGCGGGCCTGAATGTTGTGGCCCTTGAACGCGGCCCGATGCAGGACACCTATCCCGACGGTAATTACCCGCAGGTGATCGACGAACTGACTTACAGCGTGCGCAAGAAGCTGTTCCAGGACGTTTCGAAAGAAACCGTGACCATCCGCCATAGCGTTAATGACGTGGCTCTGCCCAACCGCCAACTGGGTGCTTTCCTCCCCGGCAATGGCGTTGGCGGCGCCGGTTTGCACTGGTCGGGTGTGCACTTTCGGGTCGATCCGATGGAACTGCGGATGCGCAGCCATTACGAAGAGCGCTACGGCAAGAACTTCATCCCCAAAGACATGACCATCCAGGACTTCGGCGTCAGCTATGAAGAGCTGGAACCGTTCTTCGACTACGCCGAAAAGGTTTTTGGCACCTCGGGCCAGGCCTGGACCGTCAACGGCAAAGTGGTGGGCGAGGGTAAGGGTGGCAACCCTTACGCACCGGATCGCTCGGATCATTTCCCGCTGGTTTCCCAGAAGAACACCTACTCGGCCCAGCTGTTTCAGAAAGCGGCCAGCGACGTTGGCTACAAGCCTTACAACCTGCCTTCGGCCAACACCTCCGGGCCTTACACCAACCCGTATGGCGCACAGATGGGGCCGTGCAACTTCTGCGGTTTTTGCAGTGGCTATGTTTGCTACATGTATTCCAAGGCATCGCCTAACGTCAACATCCTGCCTGCGCTCAAGCAGGTGCCTAACTTTGAGCTGCGCCCTGATGCGCACGTAATCCGGGTCAATCTGGACAGCACCAAAACCAAGGCCACCGGAGTAACCTACATCGATGCCCTGGGCCGTGAAATCGAGCAACAGGCCGATCTGGTCATCCTTGGGGCGTTCCAGTTCCACAACGTGCGCCTGATGCTGCTGTCGGGGATTGGCAAGCCCTATGACCCTAAAACCGGGGAAGGTGTGGTCGGCAAGAACTTCGCGTACCAGAACATGGGCACGATCAAGGCCTACTTCGACAAGGACGTACACACCAACAACTTCATCGGCGCAGGCGGCAATGGCGTGGCGGTGGATGACTTCAACGCGGACAATTTTGACCACGGGCCACACGGCTTTGTCGGCGGTTCGCCGATGTGGGTCAACCAGGCGGGCAGCCGTCCGATTGCGGGTACGTCCAACCCACCCGGCACTCCGGCCTGGGGCAGTGCCTGGAAGCGTGCAACTGCGGATTACTACACCCACCAGGTATCGATGGACGCCCATGGCGCGCATCAATCCTATCGTGGCAACTACCTTGATCTTGACCCTGTATACCGCGATGCCTACGGCCAACCGCTGCTGCGCATGACGTTTGACTGGCAAGAAAACGACATCAAGATGAACCGCTTCATGATGGAAAAAATGGGCAAGATCGCCGAGGCGATGAACCCGAAGGCCATCGCCATGATCGGCAAAAAAGTCGGCGATCACTTCAACACCGCGTCCTACCAGACCACCCACCTCAATGGTGGCGCGATCATGGGCACCGACCCGAAAACCAGTGCGATTAACCGCTACCTGCAGTGCTGGGACGTGCACAACGTATTCGTACCGGGCGCCTCTGCTTTCCCGCAGGGCCTGGGCTACAACCCGACTGGCCTGGTCGCTGCGCTGACCTACTGGTCTGCCCGGGCGATCCGCGAGCAGTACCTGAAAAACCCCGGCCCACTGGTTCAGGCATAA
- a CDS encoding gluconate 2-dehydrogenase subunit 3 family protein: protein MSEQDNPRREFLRKTLTLIPVVTVASTGLGGTVLMAAPAASPASAPAPAPSGKTYEPTYFTAEEWAFVDAAVARLIPSDEQGPGAVEAGAPEYIDRQMNTPYASGALWFMQGPFNADAPAEMGWQSKLVPKQIYRLGIAATDDLCKKTYGSVFAGLDSATRDEVLKQLEAGNAKFDSVPSKIFFSLLLQNTREGFFCDPIHGGNKGMVGWTMIGFPGARADFMDWVERNEQYPFPAVSIRGERA, encoded by the coding sequence ATGTCTGAACAAGACAATCCGCGGCGTGAGTTTCTGCGCAAAACCCTCACACTGATTCCCGTGGTAACGGTCGCCAGTACCGGTCTGGGAGGCACTGTGCTGATGGCCGCGCCTGCCGCCTCACCCGCATCGGCACCCGCTCCTGCGCCCTCTGGCAAGACCTATGAGCCGACTTACTTCACCGCAGAAGAATGGGCCTTTGTGGACGCTGCCGTCGCCCGTTTGATCCCGAGCGATGAACAGGGCCCGGGGGCTGTGGAAGCCGGTGCTCCGGAATACATTGACCGCCAGATGAACACCCCTTACGCCAGCGGCGCACTGTGGTTCATGCAAGGCCCGTTCAATGCCGACGCGCCAGCCGAGATGGGCTGGCAGAGCAAATTGGTGCCCAAACAGATCTATCGCCTGGGCATCGCCGCTACGGATGATCTCTGCAAAAAGACCTATGGTTCAGTATTTGCTGGCCTAGACAGCGCTACCCGAGACGAAGTGCTTAAACAGCTAGAGGCCGGCAACGCCAAATTCGACAGCGTGCCGTCGAAGATTTTTTTCAGCCTTTTGCTGCAAAACACACGGGAAGGCTTCTTTTGCGACCCGATCCACGGCGGCAACAAAGGCATGGTCGGCTGGACCATGATCGGCTTCCCCGGCGCTCGCGCTGATTTCATGGACTGGGTTGAACGTAACGAGCAATACCCTTTCCCGGCAGTATCCATTCGCGGCGAGAGGGCTTGA
- a CDS encoding PA0061/PA0062 family lipoprotein translates to MRRSVLMLMAGLLSACTSTPLPNADPARAWIDLETQTGKLVMAERLDNQRLQDGRYFQVTPGSHELMVRFDYEVFIGGMGQFSDPQERLCYLSVRYDDFRPGQHYRLQARSVGFNAYARLYNAAGEVVAEERLVNCLP, encoded by the coding sequence ATGCGCAGGTCTGTGCTAATGCTGATGGCGGGGCTATTAAGCGCATGCACCAGCACCCCCCTGCCCAACGCTGACCCGGCACGTGCCTGGATCGATCTTGAAACCCAGACCGGCAAGCTGGTGATGGCCGAGCGCCTGGACAATCAACGATTGCAGGACGGTCGCTACTTTCAGGTCACGCCAGGCAGCCATGAGTTGATGGTGCGCTTCGATTACGAAGTGTTTATCGGCGGCATGGGGCAGTTCAGCGATCCGCAGGAGCGCTTGTGCTATCTGTCGGTTCGTTACGACGACTTCCGGCCCGGTCAGCATTACCGGCTGCAAGCCCGCTCGGTGGGGTTCAACGCCTACGCCCGGTTATATAACGCCGCGGGCGAGGTGGTGGCCGAAGAGCGACTGGTCAACTGCTTGCCCTGA
- a CDS encoding DUF1161 domain-containing protein has product MKRFALAAICCALATSAMAAPKPCEELKAEIEAKIQANNVSSYTLEIVTNDEVHDQSMVVGTCENGTKKIIYQKNDN; this is encoded by the coding sequence ATGAAACGTTTCGCTCTGGCTGCTATCTGCTGTGCTCTGGCCACCTCGGCCATGGCCGCCCCCAAACCCTGTGAAGAATTGAAAGCCGAGATCGAAGCCAAGATCCAGGCCAACAATGTGTCGTCCTATACGCTCGAAATCGTGACCAACGATGAAGTCCACGACCAAAGCATGGTGGTGGGTACGTGCGAAAACGGCACCAAAAAGATCATCTACCAAAAGAACGACAACTAA
- a CDS encoding OsmC family protein, with product MSIKKKASAHWAGDLKTGIGSISTETGVLRDAPYGFKARFEGGKGTNPEELIGAAHAGCFSMALSMILGDAGLKADSIDTTAEVSLDQVEGGFAITAVHLVLKAKVPGATQQQFDELTTKAKEGCPVSKVLNAKITLDATLLS from the coding sequence ATGAGTATCAAGAAAAAAGCATCGGCTCATTGGGCAGGCGACCTTAAAACCGGCATCGGGTCCATTTCTACCGAAACCGGCGTGCTGCGCGACGCACCTTATGGTTTCAAGGCGCGGTTCGAGGGCGGCAAAGGCACTAACCCCGAGGAGCTGATCGGCGCAGCCCATGCCGGCTGCTTCTCAATGGCACTGTCGATGATCCTTGGCGATGCCGGGCTCAAGGCCGACAGCATCGATACCACCGCCGAAGTCAGCCTGGACCAGGTAGAAGGCGGCTTTGCAATCACGGCTGTACATCTGGTGCTCAAGGCCAAGGTGCCGGGTGCCACCCAACAGCAATTTGACGAACTGACCACCAAAGCCAAAGAAGGCTGCCCGGTGTCCAAGGTGCTGAATGCAAAAATCACCCTCGACGCCACACTGCTGAGCTAA